GGCACGATCATCGAGCGCACCGGCGGCAACCCGTTCTTCGTGCGCGAGACGGTGCGCCTGCTGGACTCCGAGCCCGGCACCGGCAAGGCCACGGCCGCCGAGGTCATGTCGGAGGTCCCCTCCGGTGTGCGTGACGTGCTGCGCCGCCGCATCACGCGCCTGCCGTCCACGGCGCAGCAGATCCTGCTGCAGGCCGCGGTGATCGGCAGGGACGTCGACATCGACGTGCTCGTCGGCATCTCCGGTGACGAGGACGCCGTGGTGGACGCGGTCGAGGCGGCGCTGCTCGCGGGCCTCGTCACCGAGCCGGGGCCCGGCCGGCTGCGGTTCGACCACGACCTGGTGCGCGACACGTTGTACTCCGACGCGTCCCGGCTGCGCCGTTCGCGGCTGCACGCGGCCGTGGCGTACGTGATCGAGGAGCTGTCCCCGTCGGACGTCGCGGCGCTGGCGCATCACTACGACGCCGCCGGCACCGTCGAGACCGCCGCCAAGGCGGTGCACTACGCGGGGCTCGCCGCCGAGCAGGCCGAGCGCCGGTTCGCGCACCGCGAGGCCGCGACGCTGTGGGAGCGGGCCATCGCGGCGTTCGACCGCGCGCACCCCGAGGCCGGTGCCCCCAAGGAGCGGTTGCTGCTGCAACTGCGCCTGATCAAGGCGCTGGCGTTGTGCGGCGACATGACGGCCGCGCGGGCCCGCCGCCGTGAGGCCATGGACGCCGCGCTGCCGCTCGGCGACCTGGAGCTGACGGCGCGCATCGCCGCCTCGGTCGCGGTGCCGTACAAGGGCATCGCGCGCGACCTGACCCGCACGGCGTGGGAGATCGTGGACGTCACCGAGCGCGCGCTCATCGAGCTGCCGCCGAGTGAGCAGTCGCTGCGCGCGAGCCTGCTCGCGACGCTGGCCCTGGAGCTTGAGGGCTCGGCCACCGGACGCGGGTACGAGGCGTCGCTGGAGGCCGAGGAGCTGGCGAGGCGCAGCGGCGACCCGGCGTTGCTGGCGGTCGCGCTGAGCGGCCGGCTGCGGCAGTCGTACGTCATCACCGTGGTGGACGAGCGGGAGGCCATCGGCCGTGAGCTGCTGGAGGTCGGCCAGGCGTCCGGTCAGATCGCGGTGCAGGCGCTGGCGCATCTGGTGCTGATGGAGTGCGCGGCGGCCCGCGGCGACTTCGCCGAGGCGGACGCGCAGATCAACGCGGCCGAGCGGCTCGCCAGGCGGTACGACCTGCCGGCCCCGTCGGCGGTCGGCGCCTGGTACGCGGGCCAGCGGCTGATGATCGCCGGTGACTTCGCGGGTGCCGAGCGCGCGTACCGCAACGCGGCGCGGCTCACCGCGCGGGCCGGCATGCTGGAGGGCCGCCAGGACCTGCCGCTGATCACGACGTTCTGCCTGCGCCTGGTCGAGGGCAAGGCGGCCGACATGGTGGAGCCCCTGGAGGAGGCGCATCGGCGCGGCGCCAAGTGGACGCTCGACGCGTACGCGGTGGCGCTGGCCTCGGCCGGTCACCTGAAGGACGCGCGCGCGGTCGCGGCGACCCGCACGGCGGTGCGGCCCGACTTCCTGTACGAGCTGGCGATGATGTGGCGGGCCCTGGCCGGCATGCTGCTCAACGACAGGGACCGCATGCAGGACGCCTATTCGACGCTCGGCCCGTTCTCCGACCGCATCGCGGGGGCCGGCACGGGTGTGGTGGCGTTGTGGCCGGTGGCGCAGACCCTCGGCGACCTCGCGGTGTGGCTCGGCCAGCCCGAGGAGGGCCACGCGCACTACGAGAAGGCACTTGCGGTGGCCGAGCGGGTCGGCGTGCCGCGCTGGGTGGCGGCGGCACGCAAGTCGCTCAGCAGCTCACCCGGAACTTCTCACTGACGACGGCTTTGCCGTTCACCGCGAGCTGCACCCGGTACAGCCCGGGGTTGTCGACGATGCGGGGCTGCCAGGTGACGGCGCGGTCGCCGCCGGCGAACCCGGCGGTGGCGGAGGCGGTGTACGGCAGCCATTCGCGGCCGGTGGCGCTCCAGCGCTGCAACCGCCAGCCGTACAGCACGGCGTCCCCGCCGCCTGACTCGACGACGCTCTGCGCGCGGTAGGTGCGGACGCATCCGGTCCCCGGCTCGGCGGCGACGCTGATGACACCGGTCGCGGGGACGCGGGTCTCCTCGGCCGGCATGGCCCGCGCCGACAGCACGACGGTG
The window above is part of the Sphaerisporangium rubeum genome. Proteins encoded here:
- a CDS encoding BTAD domain-containing putative transcriptional regulator yields the protein MAAEMVTFRVLGPVEAYDGDDEVDLGGLRQRAVLARLLVARGQVVPVDTLLFDLWADEGAKGAQSGLQVYISRLRRVLEPGRPRGGPNRLLVTVASGYALRTAPDQVDALRFESLVRSAGKFLDNDDPDAARGALETALGLWSGTPYADFAEQQWAEAEVSRLAELRLVARERHSDAGLRLGLHAETVPDLEALTGENPLREEGWRLLALGLYRCGRQGDALAALRRARTTLADELGIDPGPALRKIESDILSQDPGLELVPHQRPRAEVRGTWPPRPEEPDMPPLSPEPFVGRDAELARLTGAAPHARSGRFTAAVVAGDPGAGKTTLIRRLAETLGGQGWITTAGGCPDSSATPPGWAWVEVLRSLASVRGTGEYGPLLAPLLDDAAPVDEDDQASGGFRLHRAVGGYIAGIARDAPVLVVLEDLHWADDQTLALLRALPSLLATSRVLLVVTCRDGELNDQQSDVLAALARLGPVRVELEGLSEEAVAELVRATCVREVDEDAVGTIIERTGGNPFFVRETVRLLDSEPGTGKATAAEVMSEVPSGVRDVLRRRITRLPSTAQQILLQAAVIGRDVDIDVLVGISGDEDAVVDAVEAALLAGLVTEPGPGRLRFDHDLVRDTLYSDASRLRRSRLHAAVAYVIEELSPSDVAALAHHYDAAGTVETAAKAVHYAGLAAEQAERRFAHREAATLWERAIAAFDRAHPEAGAPKERLLLQLRLIKALALCGDMTAARARRREAMDAALPLGDLELTARIAASVAVPYKGIARDLTRTAWEIVDVTERALIELPPSEQSLRASLLATLALELEGSATGRGYEASLEAEELARRSGDPALLAVALSGRLRQSYVITVVDEREAIGRELLEVGQASGQIAVQALAHLVLMECAAARGDFAEADAQINAAERLARRYDLPAPSAVGAWYAGQRLMIAGDFAGAERAYRNAARLTARAGMLEGRQDLPLITTFCLRLVEGKAADMVEPLEEAHRRGAKWTLDAYAVALASAGHLKDARAVAATRTAVRPDFLYELAMMWRALAGMLLNDRDRMQDAYSTLGPFSDRIAGAGTGVVALWPVAQTLGDLAVWLGQPEEGHAHYEKALAVAERVGVPRWVAAARKSLSSSPGTSH